One Vibrio gallaecicus genomic region harbors:
- a CDS encoding HlyD family secretion protein, which produces MLEGLAIWALFIYLLRLIGVPWGTPFKTFAYGGGSIWLLFVWVGLITWAPMDLSGGSVVQSPHIQLRPGSTRVTGNIEHLYISPNQEIKSGELIYDIVNDSYEIAVEKAESQVSIAQTAYQLAVQDTNIANTNFRSSLEDIKIIKNQISAANQDLTLKVRTLKRYVDQNTKVKNTVTESNLDQQRTIVEVAHSQVFILESQYDKALITAEKNKNLMEKSKLTVISKEADYQNKQASLAQAKWDLSQTKIYAPTDGYVTNFMAREGQFVGAMPRLKMYSNEKFVLMRINHQAFRNIKVGQEAEFATAIYPGKIFNAEVEGIVEATGESQGSLLARETNVRATTGKNVMNKHHFVRLRISEPEGYDIPVGAVGLAWVNAEKPIPFLNFLNVIRGIIIRMKAQIYFLYSM; this is translated from the coding sequence ATGTTAGAAGGTTTGGCTATTTGGGCTTTATTTATATATCTACTTAGATTGATTGGTGTGCCTTGGGGAACTCCTTTTAAAACGTTCGCTTATGGCGGCGGAAGCATTTGGCTGCTTTTTGTTTGGGTTGGCTTAATTACATGGGCACCGATGGATCTGTCCGGTGGCTCCGTTGTTCAATCACCTCATATTCAATTACGCCCGGGGTCTACTCGCGTTACAGGGAATATTGAACATCTGTATATATCCCCTAACCAAGAGATCAAAAGCGGTGAGCTGATCTATGACATTGTTAATGACTCATATGAAATTGCGGTTGAGAAAGCTGAATCTCAAGTATCTATCGCACAAACTGCTTATCAACTGGCTGTGCAAGACACCAATATCGCTAATACAAATTTCCGCTCATCTCTTGAAGATATAAAAATCATCAAGAACCAAATATCCGCTGCTAATCAAGACCTCACATTAAAGGTACGTACTTTAAAGCGCTATGTAGACCAAAACACTAAGGTCAAAAATACGGTTACTGAGAGTAATCTTGATCAACAAAGAACCATTGTAGAAGTCGCTCACAGCCAAGTTTTTATCTTAGAGTCGCAGTATGACAAAGCTTTAATCACGGCCGAAAAAAATAAAAACCTAATGGAAAAATCTAAACTGACAGTGATCAGCAAAGAAGCGGATTACCAAAATAAACAAGCTTCTTTAGCTCAAGCTAAGTGGGACCTGTCACAAACCAAGATTTATGCACCAACCGATGGATATGTCACCAACTTTATGGCTCGTGAAGGTCAGTTTGTTGGGGCAATGCCTCGCTTGAAAATGTACAGCAATGAAAAATTCGTATTGATGCGAATTAACCATCAAGCATTTCGAAACATCAAAGTGGGACAGGAAGCTGAATTCGCGACTGCTATTTACCCGGGCAAGATCTTCAATGCTGAAGTAGAAGGTATTGTCGAAGCAACCGGTGAGTCACAAGGTTCATTACTCGCAAGAGAAACTAATGTACGAGCGACAACGGGTAAGAATGTAATGAACAAACACCATTTTGTTCGACTGCGTATATCAGAACCAGAAGGCTACGACATTCCTGTTGGAGCGGTCGGTCTTGCTTGGGTCAATGCAGAAAAGCCAATTCCTTTCCTTAATTTCTTGAATGTTATTCGCGGCATCATCATCCGAATGAAAGCTCAGATTTACTTCTTATATAGCATGTAG
- a CDS encoding prepilin-type N-terminal cleavage/methylation domain-containing protein, with amino-acid sequence MRLKQPSKFRHQRGFTLIELIACLIILAIVSAVATVKIRNLQSDARISKIRGIAGNLRTGIDMIYARSVIEAVENECNVEEGKKTEVEGFFVCHGYPIAYIDSVVRLMNIDNKETLYVRNKTIDGHRVASISFSGTPYTYEPQGDFCQVLYQPEKQPQVVTLLDAC; translated from the coding sequence ATGCGATTAAAACAACCTAGTAAATTCAGACATCAACGCGGGTTTACCCTCATCGAACTTATTGCTTGCCTTATTATTTTGGCAATAGTCTCCGCCGTAGCTACGGTAAAAATCAGAAACCTTCAAAGTGATGCACGTATCAGTAAAATACGCGGGATTGCCGGCAACCTGCGTACAGGCATCGATATGATTTACGCAAGGTCTGTTATCGAAGCTGTTGAAAATGAATGCAATGTTGAGGAGGGTAAAAAAACGGAAGTCGAAGGTTTTTTTGTCTGCCATGGCTACCCTATTGCCTACATTGATTCGGTTGTTCGCCTAATGAACATCGACAATAAAGAAACCTTGTACGTCCGAAACAAAACCATTGATGGGCACCGTGTCGCCTCTATTTCCTTCAGTGGTACTCCTTATACATACGAGCCACAGGGCGATTTTTGCCAAGTCCTTTATCAGCCAGAAAAACAGCCCCAAGTCGTGACCCTGCTTGATGCATGCTAA
- a CDS encoding YybH family protein, which produces MTNEQVLDACKAAISAWQQAFNSQDAAGCAAQYAEGTVMEARPFGTFNGREEIQAFWQNIIDQGFADVDYTEVKWEPIEDDGFILTANWTMNKAFGVVHREHWKIQDDGKARLVFDDFEVQGER; this is translated from the coding sequence ATGACAAACGAACAAGTATTAGACGCATGTAAAGCCGCTATTTCAGCATGGCAACAAGCATTCAACTCTCAAGACGCTGCTGGCTGTGCTGCACAATATGCAGAAGGAACAGTAATGGAAGCGCGCCCATTTGGTACATTTAATGGCCGTGAAGAGATTCAAGCATTCTGGCAAAACATTATCGACCAAGGCTTTGCTGACGTAGATTACACTGAAGTAAAATGGGAGCCAATTGAAGACGATGGCTTCATTTTGACTGCAAACTGGACGATGAATAAAGCATTTGGTGTGGTTCACCGTGAACATTGGAAAATCCAAGATGATGGCAAAGCACGCCTAGTTTTTGATGATTTCGAAGTACAAGGTGAGCGATAA
- a CDS encoding ABC transporter ATP-binding protein, producing the protein MTALLSVEKVTKTYSNHVGVKDISFELKAGQVLGLLGHNGAGKSTLIKALLGGHHYSGDISVNGCHPIKQHTEMMKHLSYISDVNVLPEWMTVKQIIKYTAGVHPSFNKEKALKTLESTNIKLSSKIKQLSKGMKVQLHLAIIIATDTKVLILDEPTLGLDLIYRDTFYRHLLEWFHDGERTLIIASHEVSEIEHLLTDVLILKQGECILQQSMETIDQDYFILDAATSHSNDIEALNPLSSQQGLGTTKWLLKGQYRTQVENLGQCYQVKLADLFLATQTGKA; encoded by the coding sequence ATGACGGCTTTATTATCTGTAGAAAAAGTGACTAAAACCTATTCAAATCATGTAGGTGTGAAAGACATTAGCTTCGAATTAAAAGCAGGCCAAGTACTTGGTTTACTTGGGCATAATGGCGCGGGGAAATCGACACTTATTAAAGCACTACTAGGTGGTCACCATTATAGCGGTGACATCTCAGTCAATGGCTGCCACCCTATTAAACAGCATACAGAAATGATGAAGCACCTGTCTTACATTTCAGATGTGAACGTTTTACCTGAGTGGATGACGGTTAAGCAAATCATCAAATACACAGCCGGCGTTCACCCAAGCTTTAATAAAGAAAAAGCACTCAAAACATTAGAAAGCACCAACATAAAATTGTCCTCTAAGATCAAGCAACTTTCTAAAGGAATGAAAGTTCAGCTACATCTTGCCATCATTATCGCGACAGACACTAAAGTGTTAATTTTGGATGAGCCAACGCTCGGGCTTGACCTCATTTATCGCGACACTTTCTACCGACACTTGTTGGAATGGTTCCATGACGGCGAACGCACTTTAATCATTGCCAGCCATGAAGTCTCTGAGATTGAACATTTACTGACAGATGTTCTCATCCTTAAACAAGGTGAATGTATATTGCAGCAAAGTATGGAAACCATAGATCAAGATTACTTTATTCTTGATGCCGCCACTTCCCATTCAAATGACATAGAAGCACTTAATCCGCTTTCAAGCCAACAAGGGCTAGGCACAACAAAATGGTTACTGAAAGGTCAATATAGAACTCAAGTTGAAAACCTTGGTCAATGCTATCAAGTCAAACTTGCTGATTTGTTTCTTGCCACTCAAACGGGGAAAGCATAA
- a CDS encoding GntR family transcriptional regulator — protein sequence MTQWNDNQPIFRQLADQIIAQIQQGIWQEEQALPSIRSVAADLKINHLTVMKSYQLLVDDGLVEKRRGQGMFVAKGAVEQLKQVSREAFLNERIPEIATTLQNIDMSIDDFVQQLTLCMKDK from the coding sequence ATGACTCAATGGAACGATAATCAACCCATATTCAGACAGCTTGCCGATCAAATCATCGCTCAGATCCAGCAAGGGATATGGCAAGAAGAACAGGCTTTGCCTTCCATTCGTTCAGTCGCGGCTGATCTCAAGATCAACCACTTAACTGTGATGAAAAGCTATCAGCTTCTAGTAGATGATGGCTTGGTAGAAAAAAGGCGTGGGCAAGGTATGTTTGTTGCGAAAGGAGCGGTAGAGCAATTGAAACAAGTTTCGAGAGAAGCCTTCCTCAATGAACGTATTCCTGAAATCGCCACCACCTTACAAAATATTGATATGAGTATTGATGACTTCGTTCAGCAACTGACTCTGTGCATGAAGGACAAATAA
- a CDS encoding OmpP1/FadL family transporter, giving the protein MKKLILPLLICSSFANASGLLLQEAVTANAGTAGAGDGVYTGTATASWTNPATMSHMGESKTTVNIMALYLQMDYTDYQADTSVINTPDGNASANTLMPSIGIFHVQQVSEKTHVGVNFGAVGGSSIEYGDNWDGANHLDKAFMSALQLNPNISYQLDDNWSVAAGVQVNYGMIEVSTTGFQSDMGTDWAFGYNFGAMYKAQKWSLGLSYRSKLAHDFDDISADLSNGSSAVVGTELVVPAIIDLSVSYDLNTDLTLLSSVQFHQWSEFSDTPVYNDTLNSQPNLPQSIDRDWDDVWKFSVGADYQVNSDWALKAGFSYETSPQDDPTKQWVDLPVGEQYRYSMGASTHWGTTRIDIFYEYADFGTMEIDRTEKAYTQIYGNFEGSIHFIGINATY; this is encoded by the coding sequence ATGAAAAAACTAATTTTACCGCTGCTCATCTGCTCATCATTTGCTAATGCAAGTGGACTACTGTTGCAAGAAGCTGTCACTGCTAATGCAGGAACTGCAGGAGCTGGAGACGGGGTATACACCGGAACTGCAACGGCTAGTTGGACAAACCCTGCAACAATGAGCCACATGGGTGAGAGCAAGACGACGGTTAATATCATGGCACTTTATCTGCAGATGGATTATACCGACTATCAAGCCGATACGAGCGTTATTAATACGCCAGATGGAAATGCGAGTGCCAATACCCTGATGCCATCTATCGGTATATTTCATGTTCAGCAAGTCAGCGAAAAAACACATGTAGGTGTTAATTTTGGTGCGGTTGGTGGGTCATCTATTGAATATGGTGACAACTGGGATGGCGCAAATCACCTAGACAAAGCTTTTATGTCGGCGTTACAACTCAACCCAAATATCAGCTACCAGTTAGATGATAACTGGTCTGTTGCTGCTGGCGTGCAAGTCAACTATGGCATGATCGAAGTAAGTACGACAGGTTTCCAATCAGACATGGGGACAGATTGGGCATTTGGCTATAACTTCGGCGCAATGTATAAAGCTCAAAAATGGTCACTTGGTCTAAGCTACCGTTCGAAGTTGGCACACGATTTTGATGATATTTCAGCCGATCTATCCAATGGCAGTAGCGCTGTGGTTGGCACTGAGCTTGTGGTTCCAGCCATTATTGATTTAAGTGTTAGCTATGATCTTAATACTGATCTCACGTTGCTCTCATCTGTACAATTCCACCAGTGGAGTGAATTTTCAGACACTCCGGTTTACAACGACACACTCAACTCACAACCTAATCTACCTCAGTCAATCGACCGAGATTGGGATGACGTTTGGAAGTTTTCAGTAGGTGCCGATTATCAAGTTAACTCCGACTGGGCTCTAAAAGCTGGTTTCTCTTACGAAACATCACCTCAAGACGATCCAACCAAACAGTGGGTCGATTTACCAGTGGGTGAACAGTACCGTTACTCGATGGGTGCAAGTACTCATTGGGGCACCACTCGTATCGATATTTTCTATGAATATGCTGATTTCGGCACGATGGAAATCGATCGCACAGAAAAAGCCTATACACAAATATACGGAAACTTCGAAGGCAGCATTCACTTTATTGGAATCAACGCCACCTATTAA
- a CDS encoding LysR family transcriptional regulator, translated as MKKLRQMMVFMKVVESGSITKAAEKLELSKSVVSQHIKQLESDLDVTLLKRTTRKQSLTSEGERFYEHCCAIHQVAEQAWDEVKQQQIEPRGKLKITASHALMDSIVVPALSNVFKGYPNLSLEFIGHDTQLDLMQEDIDLAIRIGESPVSNLKQRRIGSFVDVLCCSKNEKEALLSRELLPYVANNWQPKNIEHKLFNKHTKESLVWKPNMVHRSNTVYGCISMLKQGLGVGILPDFIFNEYADSFIEWLPEYQLEPTPVYVLHPYSGAIPSSVKMAIEAITRYLNDVK; from the coding sequence ATGAAAAAACTAAGACAGATGATGGTGTTCATGAAAGTGGTGGAGTCTGGTTCGATCACGAAAGCGGCAGAAAAGTTGGAACTGTCAAAGTCGGTAGTCAGCCAGCACATTAAGCAGCTTGAGTCTGACTTAGACGTCACCTTGCTAAAACGCACCACACGCAAACAGAGCCTCACCTCCGAAGGGGAACGGTTTTATGAACACTGCTGCGCTATTCACCAAGTCGCGGAACAAGCTTGGGATGAAGTGAAACAGCAGCAAATTGAACCAAGAGGCAAGCTGAAGATCACTGCTTCTCATGCATTGATGGACTCGATTGTTGTGCCTGCACTATCTAATGTATTTAAAGGCTACCCGAACCTTAGCCTTGAATTCATTGGGCATGATACTCAGTTGGACTTAATGCAAGAGGATATCGACCTTGCGATTAGAATTGGTGAATCACCAGTAAGCAACTTAAAACAAAGACGCATTGGAAGTTTTGTTGATGTGCTGTGCTGCAGCAAAAATGAGAAAGAAGCATTATTAAGCAGAGAGCTGCTTCCTTATGTGGCAAATAATTGGCAACCTAAAAATATTGAGCACAAGTTATTTAACAAACATACCAAAGAATCTTTGGTGTGGAAGCCCAATATGGTGCATAGATCAAATACCGTTTATGGTTGTATATCCATGCTAAAACAAGGGCTTGGTGTGGGTATTCTTCCTGACTTTATCTTTAATGAATACGCTGATTCTTTCATTGAGTGGTTACCTGAATACCAATTAGAGCCCACTCCGGTATATGTTTTGCATCCATATTCAGGGGCAATTCCTAGCAGCGTAAAAATGGCGATAGAGGCAATTACACGTTATTTAAATGACGTTAAGTAA
- a CDS encoding OmpA family protein: protein MKKLILAVCLTSLLTGCQTTQRQNATTGEMETNSATKGVMVGVLAGAAIGAATGDSSSERKKRALRGAAAGGLIGGSAGYYMDKQEEALRNQLVHSGVQVKRVSENELQLIMENGIGFDSGSYYLSSDIYSTLNSVALILGEYPETQLDIKGHTDSSGSDATNQKLSEQRARSVGEYLVNQKVASGRVATQGFGERYPICDNNTQQGRACNRRVEINILSLQ, encoded by the coding sequence ATGAAAAAATTGATTCTAGCCGTTTGTTTAACAAGCCTACTTACGGGTTGCCAAACAACACAAAGACAAAACGCAACCACAGGTGAAATGGAAACCAATTCTGCGACTAAAGGCGTAATGGTAGGTGTGTTAGCTGGAGCTGCCATTGGAGCAGCAACTGGCGATAGCTCTAGTGAACGTAAGAAACGAGCGCTCCGAGGTGCTGCTGCTGGTGGTCTTATTGGCGGTAGCGCAGGTTATTACATGGACAAGCAAGAAGAAGCACTGAGAAATCAGTTAGTTCACTCAGGCGTTCAAGTGAAACGGGTGAGTGAAAATGAACTTCAACTCATAATGGAAAATGGGATCGGGTTTGACTCAGGCTCCTATTACCTATCTTCAGACATCTATTCAACTTTAAATAGTGTGGCACTGATTCTTGGGGAATACCCTGAAACTCAGTTAGATATCAAAGGACATACAGACAGTTCAGGTAGTGATGCAACAAATCAAAAACTATCCGAGCAGCGTGCGCGTTCTGTTGGCGAATACTTAGTAAATCAAAAAGTGGCTTCAGGGCGAGTAGCCACTCAAGGGTTTGGGGAGAGATACCCGATTTGTGATAACAATACTCAGCAAGGTCGTGCATGTAACCGACGTGTTGAAATCAATATTCTATCACTACAGTAA
- a CDS encoding LysR family transcriptional regulator — translation MYRKYNEQLNLNYLRIFNAIYIYRSTKKAAQALGITQSAVSQTLAKLREFTNDRLFYMSGNELISTHRADEIGTDLNEHIEILDNRLSSHLFSDPHQFDGELTIAVSSVFLEAIATELTSSVVFDLFPNAKLNITTWSDKTFEAMQNGEVHIGLNFYPIEAPKSIRSVPLTRSEPVIIARKDHPWSLSNLKKEQFGSYPTGGILVPGLTDFNAILEKQHPKLFNFKYRSASMSVLSILAEHSDILAITETLAASMCSESLQCFRPEWLNELLPKQISHAVYYLERNHSHPLYQYASEVVKKSLQQKLNELSTKVIDC, via the coding sequence ATGTACAGAAAATATAACGAACAGTTAAATTTAAATTACCTTCGAATTTTTAATGCCATTTATATTTATAGAAGCACTAAAAAAGCAGCTCAAGCTCTTGGAATAACTCAATCAGCGGTAAGTCAGACATTGGCTAAATTACGGGAGTTCACAAACGACAGGCTATTCTATATGTCGGGGAATGAATTAATTTCAACTCACAGGGCAGATGAAATAGGAACCGATCTCAATGAGCATATTGAAATTTTAGATAACCGCCTTTCATCACACCTATTCTCAGACCCTCATCAATTCGACGGAGAGCTGACAATCGCAGTATCAAGTGTATTTCTTGAAGCTATTGCAACGGAACTCACCAGCTCGGTAGTCTTTGATTTGTTCCCTAATGCAAAACTCAATATCACGACTTGGAGCGACAAAACATTTGAGGCAATGCAAAATGGAGAAGTTCACATTGGCCTTAACTTTTATCCAATTGAAGCGCCAAAATCAATCCGCTCAGTCCCGCTAACCAGAAGTGAGCCGGTCATCATAGCGAGAAAAGATCATCCTTGGAGCCTATCTAACCTCAAAAAAGAACAGTTCGGCTCTTACCCTACGGGCGGCATTCTCGTACCTGGGCTCACCGATTTTAATGCGATCCTAGAAAAACAGCACCCCAAATTATTCAACTTTAAATATCGTTCAGCAAGTATGTCTGTCTTAAGTATTCTTGCTGAACATTCGGATATTTTGGCGATAACTGAAACACTTGCCGCATCTATGTGTAGCGAGTCGCTACAATGTTTCCGACCAGAATGGTTAAATGAATTACTGCCTAAACAAATCAGCCACGCCGTATATTACCTTGAGCGAAACCACTCTCACCCACTTTATCAATACGCAAGTGAAGTAGTAAAAAAATCCCTTCAGCAAAAACTTAATGAACTGTCTACGAAGGTCATTGATTGCTAA